The DNA sequence TGATGGTTGTTTCACCTATACGGCCATCGCTACCGATCCGCTGACTGGTTGTGAGCAGAGCAGTAGCCAGGAGATTTGTCTGCAAATTTTCACCGACGAGCTTCCACTGGAGAATGTCATCGTTTGTGCCAACGAGCCGACGCCTATCAACCCCGGCGGTGATCCTACCCTCATTTATACCTGGACCCCTGAGGATGAATTCATTGACTTGACGAATCCGTGGAATCCTGTTGTTACAACGGGAATGCCTTTGACTTACTTTGTCACCGTAGTAGACACTACTTTTGGTTGTTCGGTGACCGATACGATCAATATTGACATCGCTCCAGAGTTGAACCTTTCGATCAGCCCTGAAAGTATTGTACTGTGTGAACCTGGTGACGTAACACTGACCGCAAACACCGACTTCCCGGCAGAAAGTGTCAGTTGGTTCTTATTGCCTAACAATGAGCCATTGGGTACAGGTACGGAGATTACTTTTACGCCACCAGCTGGTGCCAGTCAGGTTTATGCGGTGGCGATGAGTGATGCGGGTTGTACCGAACGTGATACCATCAACATCAGTAACTTCCCACTAGATGTGGCCATTACGGATGCACTGGTCATCTGTGTACCTACCGCAACCGTTGACCTCTCCATCTTCAACAACGACTTAACGCAAGTGCTGACCGTCGCGTGGGAGCCAGAAGGAGTGCTCACGGCACTAGATCAACTGACCGTAACGGTAGACCCCAATATCACTAACAACTTTAGTGCAACTGTCACCAATCAATTTGGTTGTACGACTGTGCTAAACACCAGCGTAACCGTTATTAACCTGGAGGCAGACCTGACCATTTCTCCTCCTGATACCATCTTACTAGGTGAGTCTTCGACCATTACGGTAGAAGGTTGTGTTGGGTGTACTTACGACTGGGATCCAGATGATATTGACAGCCCAATCATTGTGGTTACTCCTACAGAGACTGGAAACAATGTTTATACGGTATTCGTCAACCAATTAGGTTGTGAGTACGACTTGGAAACCAGTGTTTTCGTTATCAATGGCGAATGTACCACGGATCGCGTCTTCCTACCCAATGCCTTCACCCCTAACAATGATGGAGACAACGATGTCTTACATATTCGCAGCAGCTTCCTAGACCAAATTACGGAAGTTGAGTTTCTCATTTACAACCGCTGGGGAGAAGAGATGTTCCGTACCCAAGACCCCTACCAAGGATGGGATGGTACCCACCGGGGTGAGCAACTGGCACCTGACGTCTATGGCTTCTACCTGCGGGTGCTATGCCCCAACGGTGATGAGCTTATCCAGAAAGGAAACATTACTATATTGCGGTAAGAAAACCTCCATTTAGGATAAATTAAGGATTGCGTTAAAAATCCATTAAACGGTCGGCTCCATCTTGTAGTCGACCGTTTTTTTTGGCAGCTTTGGTTCGTCAAAAAAATAAATCTCAGTTACTCAAAAGACTTGTTCTGCTGGGTCAGTTTGGTGGGAAAATTGATGCATTATCGACCACGCGAAGCCTTTTTTGAGGAGCCTAGCCGTAGCTAAGTGACTTAAAAAAGGCACAGTGTGGGAAGATAAGGCGCGATTTGCCCCCGAAATGATCCCAGCAGTACAAGTCTAAACTACAAACCCACTACTCATGAAGAAATTCATTCTGCTTTCCCTCTTTTTCGTTTGTGCCATTTTTAGCCTCCGTGCACAGACTGAAATCAAAATCAACCCAGTCGCGCTCCTTTTTACCGGTATCGGTGTTGGAGTAGAATACGGTATCAACAATGAATTCGGTATTGATCTCAATGCCCTGATCGTCGAAGGTGGCGGAGGGGTGTGGGTTGCTGGCAAATACTACTTAAATCCACGCCAGGGACTAGATCGGTTCCACGTTGGTATTTTTGCTGGAGCTATCTCTGAGCTTGCCCCCGGATTAGGCTTTATGATTGGCCAAAAAATCGTCTCTTCTTCCAATCGTATTCTTTTCGACATTGGTGTGGGCGTCGGTCGTAGTTTCGACGGTGGCGTTTTACCCTACGGTAGATTGTCTATCGGCTACCGATTTGGCAGTAGATAGTGTCATCTCGAAAACGGGAGGTCGGAAGTCGGAAGCATTGAACCTAACTGAATAGTGTTGACTAGTTTTACGATTATTTCCGACTTCCCGATTTCCTCCCGACACCTCGGAATCCGACTTCAAAAAGCCTTAACTTGAGCGCAAATAGTTTGCTCGAAAGATGATAACAACGGATGTGTGTATTGTAGGTGCTGGCCCGGGAGGAGCCGGAGCAGCCTTAAAGTTGAGTTATTTAGGCATTCCCTCTCTGCTGGTCGACAAAGCCTCCTTTCCGCGTGACAAAATATGCGGAGACGCCATCAGTGGCAAAGTAACCACTCTCTTACAACGGCTAGACCCCAAGATACTGGAGCGTTTTCGCAGCTTAGCTACCAACATTGATGTTTGGGGCATTCGCTTCATTCCTTCCAGTGGGAAGATTTTAGCCTTACCTTTTAAACCCAATTACGACAAAACGCAAGAAGACTCCCCCGGTTACGTCATGAAACGTAACGATTTTGATAATTTCCTGGTGGAAGAAGTTCGTCGCCGACCAAATATTGACTTCAGGGAGCATACTGAAATTACCAGCTATACCCGTACGGTGGATGGCTGGTTATTGAAGGATAAAAGCGGCGAATTGGTTGTTTCTTGCAAAATCCTTTTGGTGGCCGATGGAGCCTATTCCTATTTCAGTCGGCATATCGCAGGCCACACCAAAGATAATGCTCATTATGCGGCAGCATTAAGGGCTTATTATAAGGGAGTTACAGGCTTTCACGACGACAATTTTATTGAGTTGCACTTCCTGCCCGAACTCAATCCTGGTTACTTCTGGATTTTCCCGCTACCTAATGGTGGTGCCAATGTAGGACTTGGGATGCGCAGCGATTTTATTCAAAAACGGCGCTTGAACCTGAATGAACTCCTAACACAGGCTATTCAAAATCATCCTGAAATAGCGGCCCGTTTTGAGCATGCGACGTTGGACGGAAAGGTCGT is a window from the Lewinella sp. LCG006 genome containing:
- a CDS encoding NAD(P)/FAD-dependent oxidoreductase, which produces MITTDVCIVGAGPGGAGAALKLSYLGIPSLLVDKASFPRDKICGDAISGKVTTLLQRLDPKILERFRSLATNIDVWGIRFIPSSGKILALPFKPNYDKTQEDSPGYVMKRNDFDNFLVEEVRRRPNIDFREHTEITSYTRTVDGWLLKDKSGELVVSCKILLVADGAYSYFSRHIAGHTKDNAHYAAALRAYYKGVTGFHDDNFIELHFLPELNPGYFWIFPLPNGGANVGLGMRSDFIQKRRLNLNELLTQAIQNHPEIAARFEHATLDGKVVGYGLPLGSKRRSLSGDNYMLLGDAGHLIDPLTGEGIGNAFYSGFIAAEQIQKCLAENRFDKAYLQAYDARVDRVLRAEMRLSYQLQRIMRIEWLTNLIASFIANNPKIVDLLSRMYSDFDLRKQLVRPFFWLKVWWNKGLIAR